AACCATGTCACCCGCAACGTCCATGGATCGTTGCCCGGTGACATGGCTTTTTTAGTCATGCTAAAACCAGCCTAGCTTGTGAAGGCTTGCCACGCTGGATTGACCAACACCATTCCTATGATTGATGTACCAAAGAGAGAATCTTTTGGCACTCCTTTTCGTCGATTCCGTGAAACGCCTCGTGATCCAATAATTCGGCGGGCGTTGCACGATCTGAACCGGGGTTCAACATTGTTCTGACGAGATCTGCTGCCTTCGATCGATCGGCGGGGAGGATTTCGGTATTGCCGGACGCATAATTTTGAATTGCGTCATAAATTACGTGCTCATCTTTAGGGAGATCACCTTCGAAGGGGCGGTGCCCGGTCAGAAGCTCATGCAGCGAAATTCCCGCAGACCAAACGTCTTGTGCTGGCGTATGCTGCCCGCGCCCTTGTTGTTCCGCACGAAGATACTCAGGAGACTTGTATTGTGGGGTCGTCACCACGGGGACATCGGAAGACGTTCCCAGTGTACTTGTTCCAAAATCGGCAATCTTCGGAATAAGCACGCGCGTTCCATCACGCTCCTTCTCGATGTGCAGCAGAACATTATCCGGTTTCAAATCACGGTGGATCAGAATTGGGGAAAGATGTTTCATGCCGTTAAGCCATCGTCTTATACACATCTCGCCGCACCCCTTAAAAATCAATGACTTACTGGAGCCGGCTTGTGAGCGCCGAACCGCCATCATTCAGCGGTCGACAACCCGCAGCGCCTTATTTCAAGGGGTTCCAGGAGGTGCGCTCAAAAATGAGGCAAGAGTTATGTATAAGACGATGCCGTTAAGCATGCCTTGCATGATATAGAGTGCGCTGTCACGTCGCTGGCCGACAGAAATGATGCCATCTTCAACAGCTTTATCCAGGTTCTTGCAAAGATCGCGTACAGATCCGCCGCGGAAGTACGGCATCACGATGGTGAAGCGACCATCGACCGTGCCTGCACGCAGCGCATGCGCAATGTTCTTTGCTGCCGGGTGGGTGGCGAGCGCATCAAATGCCGATTTCTCGATCATGAAGTCCTGCATCTGAATTTGCGCAAGTTCCGCGCGCTTGCCAGCGTCTTTGGGCGGGTTCACATCCATATCGCCTGGAGACGCCTGGGAACGCAAGCGGAAATACTCTTTGACCACGATTTCGTGAGATGCGGCAGGATCTCTGTAAATGAATGCTTCCCCACCAAAACCAGATCCAAGCCGGCGATCCTGGACGTAAGCGGTGCCGTCTATGACAACGTGCTTTCGCCCGGAACGATCCCTAAAGGCGGCATCGAAAACGTCACCCGTCGCCATCTTTTCGGCACCCTGCGGAAGGATGAATTCCGACACGATTCGGCCGGACTGTCCAGCTCGACCGGGCTGCCTATCCAGGACACGAGACATGCCCACCGGAAGCCCCATCTTTCTGGCTTTTGCCGCCGCCTTGTCCGCCAGAACATCCTGGTCCATCCGAATCTGCAAATCACCTTCCTGTTTCAACGGCAGATGAACGTTGAAGCGACTTGCGGTCGAGATCTTTCCGGCCAGATCGAGCGTGACGGCGGAAGTCGCCTTGGGAGCAATAATGGTAAGAGCATTATCCGTGACACTGGCGATCGAGGTGCCACGTTGATCAGAAGAGCCAACTGTGCACACATGTCCGCCCAGAAATGCTTCCGGCGCCCCGCCGAACATTCTCGGCATGAGCTTCCCCAGTTCGCTGATCATATTGTTCGTGCGATAAAGATGAGGCCCTTTCCCAGCTGAGGTCATTACGCTCCGCATATGCTCGCTGAGTTCAACTTGGGATCTGGTTTCCTTGCTGCGTGCCTCCCCATTTTCGACATACGTGCACTCCGGCGTCGTGACATTGATGACGGCGGAGCCATTCTCGAAAGGAGAAACATGCACCATCGGCGCGCCCATGATGTACATCTGAGGCATGACGTCGATCGGACTGGGAAGGCTTGCCACGCCAGCGCCCTTCACGATGACGGTGCGTTCGGAGACGGCTTCGCGCTTGTCGTCGTGTGTACCACTTTCCGCGCCCGAGCAGTTCACGGCATAATCGAAATGCGACTGATTGATCATAATCCCAGGCTTGCCCGCCTGTGAGGCCAAGTCATTGACGGCTTCGCCAATGTGAGTATCCACGCCGAGTTCGCACAATGCGCTGCGAGCCAGTTCCCGGAATCGAAGCATGTTGATCTCTGGCTCTTTGACCAGGAATACCGGATATTGCAATTTTGAAAGAGCCTCTTCCGACATTTCGTGCGCCCAATTGGCAACCCATTCGTCGTTGCTTTCCGGTGTTCCCGTCAATGGCTGGTTGCGCAATGCTTGAACCTGCTCGCGTGTGTAGCCGCTCTGATATTTTCCAGTTGGGCCGAAAACTTCGTTTTTCGGGTCGGACTCTACTGCCTTTTTGTACTCGTTTTCCGCGAGTTTCACGGAATTTTTTAAATCATCGATTGTACGAAATCGGCCGCTTTTATCATTGGTCACGCGAACGCGATCGTTTTGATGAATCGCAAAAATGGTAGGCCTCAAGCTGATGGCCTGAGGAAACAATTTGGCGAACGCGAGGCCGGACCGGAAAATTTCGACCTGTTCATCCTTGGGGAGATGGCAATACCCATCGTCTTATACACATCTCGCCGCACCCCTTAAAAATCAATGACTTACTGGAGCCGGCTTGTGAGCGCCGAACCGCCATCATTCAGCGGTCGACAACCCGCAGCGCCTTATTTCAAGGGGTTCCAGGAGGTGCGCTCAAAAATGAGGCAAGAGTTATGTATAAGACGATGGGCAATACCCCGGTGCGCCATAGCAGTGAGCCGGTATTTTGCTGGCTTCCAGGCAAATATCTTCGTTAGCCTCGTATAGCGACACTTCGTGCCCCAAACTCCGCAGCTTCAGCGCAGAAATGACGCCGGTCAGCCCGCCTCCGATGATCGCGATTTTTGATGGTTTGAATTGATATGGAATGCTGCTATCGATGGCGTAGGCATCCAGCGACTTGGGAACCGTAAGGAATGGGGCGGCCTTGATTCTTAATGCACCGTTGGTTTCGGGGTGCGCGCCGGAAGTGGCGCTGGAAGCAGCGCGTCGACGGAGGTTTGATAAAAGCGGGTTCGTCTCCAGGCGAGGCTCTTTGATTGACTGTTTGCCTGGAGCTTTCGGGCTTGATGATATTTGTGTGTCGCCATTTATAATGATTGGCGTGGATCCGCTTGGTTTGCAGGCACTGATTGGCATAACGACTAAAAATAAATAATGGAGTAATATCCGCTTTTTTGGGTGGGCGGAATCACTCCGTTGCAAATAATAAAAATTTGGAATTCTACAAAATTTATATCATTATTTTCATGGGGTGGCGAAGTTATGCGTGAAAATGCGAAGCGGGCTGGGGATTGAAAGGCTGATCGCACTTCGTCATGCGGTTCGTTCAGGCGAAATCGTGCTGTATCGATAAAACTCCGATTATCGATAGGGATACGTTTTTCGATGCAAGCCGCATTTTTTCGAAACACGCCACACCCGACCGGCGGATCGCTCTCATCTCGTTGCCGATTGCCGTCGTAATGCATCAGGCCGAGACGGGAATTTCGGTCGAGGAGGCGTGCCGTCAGATTGGCATCTCGCGGGCGACGTTTATGCGTGGAAGAAGTACAGTGGTATCGGCGTGAGCGAGCCGCACCGGTTGCGGCTACCTGAAGAGGAAAACGCCAAGCTCAAGCGCTTGGCGCGCCGATTTGAGCTTGGGCAAGGGCATGCTCCAAGACGTTCTCGGAGAAAAACGCTGCCACCGATTTCCGCGCTAACACGTGTCAATCGATCGACATGCCGGACACGGCACGGTGAAGGTTGATCGCCCGGCGGGGCCGGTGCATTCGGGCGCCTGCCACGACTCATGTCTCGGCTTCGCTGCGCACCATGAGTACCGGCTTGTTGGTCTTATGGACCACGCCTTCGGCCACGCTTCCCATCACCATGTGCTTCAGCCCCCGGCGGCCGTGCGTGCCCAGCACGATCAAGTCCGCGCCGGACGTGTCGGCTTCCGCCACGATGGTCGCCGAGATCTTGCCCGGCGAGACCGGTTTTTCCAGCAGCTTGGTGGTGTGATGCACGCCGGCTGCTTGCAGTCTGGCGGCTGCTTGGGCAAGGGTTTCTCGCCCGTATTCGAGGATGCGCTCGGCAAGCGCGGCGGCATCGTAGCCGACCGGGTCGAAGAAGGCATCGGTGTCGTCGGCCACGAACAGGGCTTCCACCTCGGCACCGGTGGCTTGACCGATCATGGCGGTTTGCTCCAGTGCGAGCTGTGAAGCATGGCTGCCGTCGATGGCGAGCAGGATGCGTTGATACATGGTGGCCTCCGTACAGTCGTCCGATCCTCGAGGGGATGGTGAATCCAGCGTATGCGTTGCGGCAGGGCGGGCTTTGATGCGTATCAAGGGCCGTCTGCGGGCGGACCGATCCACAGGTCAGCGGGCAGCGCACCAGCGATGCCGGCCTGGGCACGTGGAAACCGTGTCACTCGCTTGCCGCGGCGTCGGGCCATCGTGCCGGGGCGGGTTGGCAACCGGGCCCCGCTTGCGTTCTTCCCACAGCAACCGGTGGAACGGCCGGGATACCGCGCGGATGCCTGCGCGCGATGCAGGGGCCGGCAGCCGGTCAATCCTGTCCGATGCCCAGTACCCAGCTCACGGCCCAATACAGCGGGCAGACGCGTACAAGTCCCGTCAGCAACGGCACCAGCCCGATCCAGCCGGCCCATGCGGGAATCTTGCCGGCCAGGGCCAGCATGACGAGCGCCAGGCCGAGCATGAGGCGAACGATGCGATCGATCGGTCCGATATTGGTGGGCATGGCGCGCCTCCTTTCTCTGCGGACAAGGCCGTCGCTGCGTCAGCAGACCGTGAGAGGCGCAGGCAGGCACGGATGGTGTTCCGGTGCCTGCTCGCGGCCAAGAATGCCGGCCAGCAGCGTCCATTCTCCGCCGATCGCGCGGATGGCGTCGTCCAGCGTCAGCATGCCGATCAACGTTTGCTGATCGTCGATGACCGCCAATCGGTGCAGTCCGTGCCCAAGCATCATGCGCAAGGCGTCGCTGACGACGGCGTGTCCGTGGATCGTCAGCACGCCACGCGTCATGACGTGGGCGATGGCAATGTGTCCGCAATCGGCTTCGCCGGCGAGGCCGTGAACGACCATGTCGCGGTCGGTGGCGATGCCGACCACGCGCATCCCCGTGATGCCGGGCTCCGTCACAAACACGGCGCGCACATGCTGGTCGCGCATCAGGCGCGCTGCGTTCTGCAGCGTCGCCGAGCCGGGCACATGAACAATGCGCGGGGAGCAAATTTCGTCAACTCTCATGCACGACTCCGATGCGCGTATGTGTCCACCCGGGAGGATCGACCGTTGCCGGAAAGGGAGGGCATAGATGGGCCGTCGCCGTTGCCGCCGCCGCCCACGAGGGCGGCTGGGCCGCATGAAATCAGTCTATGCGCGGCGATGCCTGCTTCCTTGAGGAGGGTCAAGGGGGCGCGGTGCGGTGGCGGTGGTCGGCCTATCTTGTCGGGTCGGCTTCTGCAACGGCTGACGCAAATCAAAGGGCAATCCGCTGCGTGATCCAGCATGGAAACACGGGCGCCGATCCTGTGCGTCCGAATCGCATCGATGCGCAGGCGTGTGATGTACGAAAGGCTTCTGGTAGCGGTGGACGGCAGCCCGACCTCGGATCGCGCGTTGGCCGAAGCCATCGGGCTGGCGCGCCGGCTCGATGCCGAGCTCGTCGTCGCCCATGTGATCGACAACAGTTTCATCCGGTACGACGTCGGCTATCTCGATGTGGGCGGCTTCATGGAGCTGCTGCGGGAGCAGGGCAAGCAGATTGTCTCCAGCGGTCTCGACCAGGCCAAGAAGGCCGGGTTGCGGGCGCGGACGCTGCTCGTGGATGATCCGCTGGCGTCCTTCGACGTTGGACTGGCCATCGAGGCGGTTTCGTCGCCGAAGCTGGCGGCCGCGTCGGAGGCGGACCACGCACGCGGCACGCCGCGCAAGCCGCGCAAGGCCTGGCCGGTGTCCGCCGCCGTTGCCCGGCAACGCTTCGGGTCACGGGGCAGGGGATCGACCTGGCGTTTGCTTCACTCATCGGCGGGTGTCGCCTGCACGCTCGGGAGCTTGGGCAGACGGTTGAAGGACGCGATGCTCTTGACGCCCACGGGCAGGGGAACCTGGGCGGCGCGCTCCTTGAGTCCCTGCAGCCGTTGCGCATTGGCTTGCTCGAGCGGCAGGCGCTTGGCGGGATCCGGCTCGCGCTTGATCTTTACCTCCTGGTCTTGCCACGTGCGGTACGGCCGGTGGTTGGTATTTCTGGCGCGCAGGCTGGCGTCGGTATGGAACTGGATCTCGAAATCCCGCCCGGCGGCCGAGCGTACGATGACGTTGAGGCCGGCGTAGGCCGTGTCGGGGGCGGTGAAGCCGTTCTTGATCCGCATGACGCTCAGCCCCTTCGCTTCCAGTGCCTGCCAGGCCTCGCCGAAGGCGGCGGCGAAACGCTCGGCCGGCAGTTGCACGACCCAGCGCATCGCGTCGCGCACGCGCGCCGTTGCCTGTTCGAGCGACATCCCGTCGAGTGCCTGGTAGCGCGCGATCTTCTTGCGCAGGGCGGCGGCCTGCTTGGGTGCGCTGTGGCGCTTGACGATGGCCAGCCCCATCGCCTCCAGCAGGGGGCCGACTTCCTGCCGGGTAGCCAGGGCCCCATCGGTGAGCTGGTTGACGTGCCAGTTCAGGTCGTCGCGCGCGGGCTGCGTTCCGGCGGTCCGTGCGGCGGCGGCTGTGCTCGCGTGGTCTGTCCTGGGCGGCTCGTTGTCCCAGTCCAGGATGGACGCGCAGCCCGGGGGCGTGGCGACCTGCTCGAAGGCCTCCCGGGCCCGGGTCAGCGCGGCGTGTTGCTGCCCGCGGCTCGCCCCCGCCAGATACAGCGCCTGCTCTTGCTTGTAGTCGTTGTGGAATTGCACCTTGAGCGCGAAGGTCTGCCGGGTATGGAACTGGATCTCCAGGCGCATGGCTTTGCCAGCGGCATCGCGCCCCATGAGGCTGACGTTCACGCCCTTGAAGGCGGTCTGGGCCTGGTCGAAGCTGTTGCGCACCCGTGTCCTCGTCAGCCCCTGGGCGTCGAGCCGGCCCAGGATGTCGGCGTAGCCCCGCACGAAGGTCTGCGGAACCAGCACGACGCTGTAGCGCAGCGCATCGTCCACCGCGGCCGCGGCGTCCTCCGGAGCCCGGTGCCCCTTGAGCATCAGTCTGCGCAGCTTGTCGAACAGCGAGGGTTCCGATTTCACGCGGTGCGCCTCGTCGCACAGTTCGCCGATGCCGTGGATGGCGTGCTTGACCAGTGCGGTCGTGCTCGCCTCGGCTTGCTTCGCGGCCAGGTGCAGGGCGTGCGCGAGTTGCCGCACGCGGGATTCGGTGTCGGCGGCCAGCGCGCCTGGAGGCGGAGCACTGGCGATCAATCCCTGCGCCAGCAGCTCTTCGAGCGCCATCTCCATCAGCCCGGCCGCAAGCGTGGGGTTGTCGTGCAGCCGCAGGCGTTCGGCCTCGACATCCAGGCCCTTGCGCAGCTTCGGCACCAGTCCGCCCTTGGTGTAGGCGATGTGGTTGATCCGGTCGGGCTCGTTGTGCAGTGCCCGTTCCAGCCGGTCGGCGATCTTGAGGTACACGTCTGTCTGCGTCACCGCCTTGGGAGCGTCGGTGCCGACCTTGACACCCAGCGTGAGCAGGTTGCGCAGGGTCTCCAGCGGGGCTTCGGGCACATAGCCGAGTTGCCCTTCCCGGGATGGCGGCGTCCCGTCGGCGGGCGCTGCCGGCAGGTCCGTGTCGGGGTGGGGCAGCAGGGCGGTCGGGTAGTGGGCCGCCAGCGCCGCCAGCCGCTCGCGCGGCGTGCAGGCCTGCGCATAGGCGTTGGCGAGCGAGGCGAACCGTTGCGCGACGGCGCTCGGCAATGCCTGCGGCTGCCCGGCGGGCGCGGGCGTCTCGTGCGGCTCCCGCGCAAAGGCTTCCAACTGGGCTTGCAAGGCTTGCGCTGCCTGGCGGGCCACGGGGTGCCGGGCATGCTCCGCGCCCAGGCGCGCCCGTTCGCACAGTTCCTGCAAGAACGCCGGTGTCGCCTCGGCCGGGTTATAGAGCAGCCGGCGCACGCCGCGCCGAAGCTCGCGCCGGGTGCCTTCGTAGGTGCCGAAGATCGCTTGCTCGGCGATGCGTTCGCGCAGCGCCTGCGGCTGGGCCCAGAAGTGGAACTGCAAGGTGCTCATGCGCCGGACCAGCACCTGCCCGCGCACCGCCGACAGCACCTCCGCGGCGCGGCCGGCATGGTAGCGGCCCGCTTCGTCGAAGGCGGCGCTGGCCGTCTTGGGCGGTTTGAATGAGGGCATCCTGCCGATCTGTTGCTCGCGTGTCTCGAAGAACCGGGTGATCGCCTGGGCTATCTCCGGCACCCCGGCGTACACGAACACCTTGTCGCCGTCGCAGTCGGCATCGCGCTTGCGGAGTTCATCGATCGGCACGGCGATCAGCGAGCCGGGCGTGAAGATGTCCTTGACGCGCAGGCTGCCCACCGTATCCATGCGTGCCGGCAACCGGTCGCGCTCGCGACGCTGCGTCCAGCTGGAATGGATCTTCATGTCTTCCGTTGACCAGACCCACTGTGCGTCGTTGTCTTGCGGCCAGAGCGCATCGGGCACCACGATGGTGACGCCCTTGCCGTGCAGCATCGGTGCATCGTCGTCGGCATCGGTCGCGGTGGACCGGTTTTCGTCCCAGGCGGTGTAGCTGTACTGGAGCGCGAAGGCCGAGTCCAGGAACCGCGCGGTGGCATCGCCTTGCCTGGGTGTGCCGACGCGCTCGGCCGGCACGGGCATCAGGTTGGGCTTGTCGTAGGGGGGCTTGCCCAGCAGCACAGGCCCGCCGGCGTGATCGAACGGGCCGCTTTTTTTGCCGGGCAGGTAGACCTTGTCGTCGGCCGATGGGACGGCAATGCCCTGGACGCCGGTGATGCCTGTGCCGGTGAGCAGGTTGTAGAGCTTGGGCGGGCTGAGCCGGCGTACGCCGTCGGGTGTGTCCGTCGTCCACAGCGTTGCGTCCTCGCGCAGTGCCCGACGCAACTGCCCGCGGGCGGCCTCGATCGCCTCGGCATCGCGCGGATAGTGATGCGTGGCCTGAGGGGGCAGGCTCGTCATGTTCGGCGCCGGCGGGGCCTCTGCGCGTTGCCCGCGCGCGCGGTCCCAGTCCTCCATGGCCCGGGCCACGGCCGGAATCCGGCGCGCGAGCGATTCCCGGATGAAGCCGCAGCCGTCGTTGGGGGCCAGGCGGATCGGCTCGCCGGTGGGCGTGCGCAGCGCAAACGCCGGCTCGGCGCCCTGCAGCCGGTCGGCCAGCAGGGCGAGTCGGATGGGCCCTTCGACCACGTGGTCGCGCGGCACGATCTCCAGCAGCGCGCGCTGCATGCGGTACCAGTCTTCGCGCTGCGGGTTGAGCTTGCGGATCACGTCCTTCATCAGCGGCGCGTGCGGCACGGTGTCGGCCAGCCGTATCGCGGGAATGCGGCCGTAGCGCTTGGCGGTCCCCTGGGCGCCGGACAGCAGTTCGAACGCGCGCGTGTTGGGCGGGGTGAGATGGCTGCCGCCGAACAGGTCCATGCGCAGCAGTTCGCCGTCGCGGCGCAGCGTGCGCGCCAGCATGAACGCACTGAGCTTGCCGGCCAACTCGACCTCGACCAGCGGCAGCTTCCCGCCGGTCAGGCGCGTGAAGAACGAGTAGTGCGCTGGCGCATCGGCGCCGGACCTGACGTCTCGCCCGCGCATGTCGACGATCTGCAGCGTTGCCGCGCCCGCCGCGCTGTTCACCAGGTCCCGGACTTCCCCCCAGCCGCGCAGTTCGTGCCGCACGGCGGCCACGTTCAGTTGCGTGGGCGGATGGGCGGCGGTGATCCGGTCCATCTCGCGTTGCAGCTTCAGGTCGAGGGCGTCGAGCACGTGGTCGCCGGCCTCGATCTGGGCGATCAGATTCCAGCTCATCTCGTCCAGATCGGCTTCGATACTGCCGCGCACCTGGTCCAGCGTGTCGCCGACCCAGGCCTTGAGCGCCTCGCGCCGCTGCGCGACCCGGGCGCGATCGTCCGCATCCTCCACGTTGCGCTGCTTCCACATGCCGGCCACCACGGCGTAGGTCTTGAGCAGCAGGAAGAACGTCAGGCCGGGGCGCCGGGCACCGAACGCGTCTCCCTCGGCGGAGCGCGCCGCTTCGGATGCCGCCGAGGCCGGGTGGGCCTCGACGTAGTGCTGCACCTTGCGTGCCACGTCGGCCTGCATCCGTTCCAGCAGCCGGAGCGTATCGGCGCGGAATGCCTTGAGCTCGCGCGCGCGGATCAGCGGCAGCAGCCCGGCCGCCAGGCTGCCGAGGGTCTCCAGGCTGTCGGGCCGGAAGTGTGTCTCGGCATGCAGGGCTTGCAGGCGCTGCAGGCCCTGGGTGGCCAGCAGGCTCAGGCCGTCCTTGAGTCCGGTGCTGGACATCGCCTTGAAGACCATCGCGACATCGCGCGTCTCGGCCGTGTCCAGCCCTGCGGGGCGCACGTTCAGATGCGCGGCCAGCTCGCGCAGACGCCCATCCAGCAGGGCGCGTGCCGAGTCGCCCTGGCCATCGTCATCGGCATCGCGGGATGGGGCATCGGGCATGCACAAGGCAAAGCGCCCGATGCCGTTGGCCAGTTGCGCCAGCGCGGCCACGTCGAAGGTCGCGAACGGCCGGCCGCCGCTGCCCAGCGTATCGGCGAGACGGATGGCGGCTTGCCGGCAGGTCTCGTTCTGCGGCCACCTGCTCAGCGCATTGAGCGCGCTGGCGACCTGCTGTGTGCTCATGGCTTGCCGCAGGTCGGTCTCCCGGGTCAGCCGGACCGCCAGGCATTCGGCAGCGACCCGACACGCTTCTGCATCCGGCCATTTGCTCAGCGCGTTGAGGGTGCTGGCGACGCCCAGTGCATTCAGCGCTTGCCGCAGGTCGGCATCGGCGGCCAGCCGTGCGGCGAGGTGCCCGGCGGCCGCCTTGCAATCGGCCGCGTCCGGCCACTTGCTGAGCGCATTGAGCGTGTTGGCGGTGCCCTGCGCGTCCATCGCTTGCAGCAGCGCGGTCTGCTTGACGAGGTATCCGGCCAGGTGTTCGGCGGCCGTGCGGCAATCGTCCATGTCCGGCCATTTGCTCAGCGCGTTGAGGGTGCTGGCGAATTCCGGCGCGCTCATGTCTTCCCACGGGCCGGCGTCGCCGGCGAGCTGTCGGGCCAGATGCCCGCCGGCGATGCGGCAGTCGTCCTCGTCCGGCCACTTGCTCAGCGCATTGAACGCGTTGGCCATTCCTTGCGCATTGAGGGCGCGCCGGATCTTGCCGTCGTTCGCCAGCCGCTTGGCGAGGTGTTTGGCGGCGGCCTTGCAATCGGCGGCATCCGGCCATTTGCTGAGCGCGTTGAGGGTGCTGGCGATGCCTTGCGCATCCAGCGCTTGCCGCAGGGCGGCATCCTGGGCCAGACGGGCAGCCAGGCGTTCGGCGGCGATGCGGCAGTCGTCGGCATCCGGCCATTTGCTCAGCCCATTCAGGGTGTTGGCGATGCCTTGCGCGTCCAGCGCGTGCCGCAACTCGGCGTCCTGGGCCAGCCGTGCGGCCAGGTGTCCGGCCGCCGTGCGGCAATGCTCTGCGTCCGGCCACTTGCTCAGGGCATTGAGCGCGGTCGCCACGCCTTG
The sequence above is drawn from the Ralstonia solanacearum K60 genome and encodes:
- a CDS encoding protein kinase domain-containing protein; translation: MMAVRRSQAGSSKSLIFKGCGEMCIRRWLNGMKHLSPILIHRDLKPDNVLLHIEKERDGTRVLIPKIADFGTSTLGTSSDVPVVTTPQYKSPEYLRAEQQGRGQHTPAQDVWSAGISLHELLTGHRPFEGDLPKDEHVIYDAIQNYASGNTEILPADRSKAADLVRTMLNPGSDRATPAELLDHEAFHGIDEKECQKILSLVHQS
- a CDS encoding serine/threonine-protein kinase, translating into MTNDKSGRFRTIDDLKNSVKLAENEYKKAVESDPKNEVFGPTGKYQSGYTREQVQALRNQPLTGTPESNDEWVANWAHEMSEEALSKLQYPVFLVKEPEINMLRFRELARSALCELGVDTHIGEAVNDLASQAGKPGIMINQSHFDYAVNCSGAESGTHDDKREAVSERTVIVKGAGVASLPSPIDVMPQMYIMGAPMVHVSPFENGSAVINVTTPECTYVENGEARSKETRSQVELSEHMRSVMTSAGKGPHLYRTNNMISELGKLMPRMFGGAPEAFLGGHVCTVGSSDQRGTSIASVTDNALTIIAPKATSAVTLDLAGKISTASRFNVHLPLKQEGDLQIRMDQDVLADKAAAKARKMGLPVGMSRVLDRQPGRAGQSGRIVSEFILPQGAEKMATGDVFDAAFRDRSGRKHVVIDGTAYVQDRRLGSGFGGEAFIYRDPAASHEIVVKEYFRLRSQASPGDMDVNPPKDAGKRAELAQIQMQDFMIEKSAFDALATHPAAKNIAHALRAGTVDGRFTIVMPYFRGGSVRDLCKNLDKAVEDGIISVGQRRDSALYIMQGMLNGIVLYITLASFLSAPPGTP
- a CDS encoding FAD-dependent oxidoreductase, with protein sequence MPISACKPSGSTPIIINGDTQISSSPKAPGKQSIKEPRLETNPLLSNLRRRAASSATSGAHPETNGALRIKAAPFLTVPKSLDAYAIDSSIPYQFKPSKIAIIGGGLTGVISALKLRSLGHEVSLYEANEDICLEASKIPAHCYGAPGYCPSSYT
- a CDS encoding universal stress protein, with the translated sequence MYQRILLAIDGSHASQLALEQTAMIGQATGAEVEALFVADDTDAFFDPVGYDAAALAERILEYGRETLAQAAARLQAAGVHHTTKLLEKPVSPGKISATIVAEADTSGADLIVLGTHGRRGLKHMVMGSVAEGVVHKTNKPVLMVRSEAET
- a CDS encoding YgaP family membrane protein, which translates into the protein MPTNIGPIDRIVRLMLGLALVMLALAGKIPAWAGWIGLVPLLTGLVRVCPLYWAVSWVLGIGQD
- a CDS encoding cyclic nucleotide-binding/CBS domain-containing protein → MRVDEICSPRIVHVPGSATLQNAARLMRDQHVRAVFVTEPGITGMRVVGIATDRDMVVHGLAGEADCGHIAIAHVMTRGVLTIHGHAVVSDALRMMLGHGLHRLAVIDDQQTLIGMLTLDDAIRAIGGEWTLLAGILGREQAPEHHPCLPAPLTVC